One Hevea brasiliensis isolate MT/VB/25A 57/8 chromosome 6, ASM3005281v1, whole genome shotgun sequence genomic window, acatatatattacAGTAgtgaaaatgagttaaatgagtttttatcttttctttcccTTATACTAGAGTTTAAAGTCATGAAAGTCTTGGAAACGATTTCATAACATGGTTTATAGCTCATTATTAAATCCATTGTTAGTAATGACTTTGATTTACTTTTATGGTCGTTTATTACTTTATTTTTGTTACTTGACTTTAAGTAGGATTCAAGTCCGAGACCTTATATTCCTATATTGAAACGATTACAGCGCTGAGTCAAAAGTTTATTAGCTATTGTAAATGAGATCGAATTGTTTTCATGGTCTCCCATTtacttgtaattttttttttctgattacATCTTATTATTATAGTTCTTGGAGCAGTCATGTTCGTTTCAATTATCAGTGTTTTGATTCTGATCATATGGAAGAAGCGAATAAAAGAGAAGAACTTTTTAGAAAATGGAGGTAAATTATTAAAGCACCAACGAGTCAGAGTCTTTACTGAAGCAGAGCTAGCAAAAGCTACAAAAAATTACGTTACAAGTCAGTTGCTCGGGGAAGGTGGTTTCGGGTCTGTTTACAAAGGAGTTTTAGCAGATAACACACAAATTGCAGTAAAAAGACCAAAAGACATGGACAAAACTCAACTAAATCAAGAGTTTCAACATGAAATTGCCATTGTTTCACAAGTTAACCATAAAAATGTAGTCAAGATCTTAGGCCTGTGTTTGGAGACCACAATTCCATTGTTAGTTTATGAGTTCATTTCAAATGGAAGTCTATATCAACATATCCATCAAAAGAAGTCTCAAATACTAGCAAACTGGAGAAATCGTATGAAAATTGCTGCAGAGACTGCGCTGGCACTTGACTACTTGCATTCTCTAGCAAACCCTCCAATTGTTCATGGAGATATCAAGTCTGCGAACATTCTCCTGGATGATCAGTACACTGTGAAGGTAGCTGATTTTGGTGCTTCAATGATAATTTCTCCAAATCAATCTAATATGGTCACAAAAATACAGGGGACTTTTGGCTACTTAGATCCGGAGTATCTTATGACAGGTAATTTGACAGAAAAAAGTGATGTATATAGTTTTGGGGTTGTTCTTGTTGAGCTCTTATCAGGAGTGAAGCCAAACTCTAATCTAGTCATGAGATCAGAGGAAAAGACTAACATCATTCAAGAATTTCTCTCATCTCTGGAAAATAAGAATCTCTCTGAAATACTTTGTTTCAATGTAACTGATGAAGAAATGGAAGAGATTGGAGTTTTTGCAGAGCTTGCAAAACGGTGCTTGAGCAATAGTGGGGTGAATAGGCCAACCATGAAAGATGTAACCGAAGAGCTTGGCAGGTTGATGAAGTTGCATCAGAGTTTATGGGCTCAGCAAAACAGTAAAGAGACTGAGAACTTACTGGGTGATGATTCATCATCTTACCTTCCCATTGAAATTGAAACAACAAAGATGAAGCAACCTGACACGTACACCCTTAATATGACAACATTTGACTTTTGAATACCCAGCTGATATATAGGGTTGGAATCGGTCAACTTGATCTTCCAGAAGAAAGCACATACAAGCAAGTCCTAATTCTGCCATGCTGCAGTTCTGTGATTGCGGTAGGTTGACCTCCAGCATAATATGTAAAAACTATGGTAGTGTGTTATTTACAGTTTGGAAGACTATATAGTATATCAATATTCActgaataaataagtaaaaaatcAATTTGAGTGTAGAGCGGTAAATTTCAAGCATTTTAATTGATCTATTTTACTTGATGtactattaattatttattttatgttgagacTTCAAATTACAAAATTGATCAGGAATTGCTACTACATTTTATTTGTGTCCAATTGTGTCCAATTCCAGTAATAAAGGTTCCActacaaaattaattttacaagGTTTTCTTTAGAAGCTAGTAATGATAGCATAGTAGTTTTTACAAGAAAGTCTAATGacttaaaaaatttaaatgtttatgggcttttcttaattttagagagaaattttataatttatcttcaatttttggaacttattttaattttagaaattaagtTACTTAtaactaaaaaatatataaacttACTAACATGGCTttttgattaaaataaaaaatatatattttattaatgaatttcatATCTTCATTTTAAAAAgttcaataaaaaatttattcaactttaataatttaaaatataaataattcaattattaaaaaattaatttcgaAAATTTGAAGATTAAGTccaactgaaattgaaaaaatcgtttaaaaattttgattttttttcctgCAATTTGACCTTGGGAGAAAGAATTGATTTCACCCCAATATTTGAAATGGAGGGATTTGGATACTAATATTTGAAAAAAGTAAAATGACTTATAAAATGGTGCATATTCATATATGTATTAAGCCTAAAAAGAATAATCTAAtttgttaataaattaaaatatttatttaaataaaaaataaaaaattcaaagtcTAACtgcaaatcaataaataaaaaagaaaaacattaatattaattatgctgtgattaatatatttaaatcattaatttatataaatttcacaCGTAATAAATGACCCATCAATAATCACGAGGTTGATTGTCACCACCACCAGTATTGGCCATCATGAGGAGAGTGAAATCTCTACTCTGATATTATCTAACGCAGCGTGAAGTTCAGAAAATGATCGACACCCGATCAAATTCTTGAAAATAAATAAGATATAATCTAATATTTTAAGAAACACAAGATTCAATATGaaatttaaagataaaataaagcaAACTAATTTTATGAAgaagaaaattttattgaataaatcTGAAAAACCTATACATAATGAAAATATAGTAGGTATTTGCAAAACTCTAAATCTTAATTTAAGTAGAAATTAATTAAGGAGCCATATTCTAAATATAAAACATATTTAAAGATTTAAATTAAATAGAAGTAATATATTAGAGTCATAAATAAACTATaaaacataaataaaaattatctaaaaaaataaaaaaatccatCTAAAACTAAAAGTctttataaaatatgaaaaatgcaAGTACTTAGGTCTAGTCTTGATCTGCGCATCATGCCACtttgctgaagaagaagaagacttcaaTTTACTGCATAAAGGAGGCTTTAATTTGTTAGCATGGGTGTATTCATGCATGTGAGGTGTGATTACGGACATAGACTTGGGCCTAATTTATGAGAAGAATTATTGGGAACACTGGGCGTTTGGAATATCTTTATCATAAAACACATGAATCCACCttctaaaataagaaaaaaaaatatattttttaatttttataagaaTCACTATTTTTTAGTATTATCAGTGTATTGTAGAATTTCTAATTCATCATGGATGGGTTaattctttataatttttttaaaataatttttcacaattaataCCTTATGATTTTTGAAGATGTCTAATAATTAAGTAAAGAAAAACTTTCCTTTCTAGTAATTTTGTAAGTTATAGTTCCTCTATATATTAAGAAAAAAGAGTGGTAAGGAAATAAGTACAATGTAAATTTCCTTTAACTTTAGATTTTATCACAtgataatttctttttaattatataaaattaataatttgacATATATTTTAAAAGCCCTGTTTTCCATTACCTCACTCCGCGCCAAGCAAACCACATGCAAAGTCACCAAGAACTAATCTCTTTCTTAACTTTCTAAATTTTGATCCGGtcaatatgaaaaagaaaaaaaagtctaCTTGCTTGAAAAGtatatatgcaatataaaaacttTTAATAAAAAATCAGCTACttgtttatttattatttttttaatgatgaattttcataaaaaaagagAAATTATTAGGTGTGCTTGGTGCACATGTACCATTTCTCATAATCATGtgtgatttattttttatattatagggATTGCCTAGCACTATTTTTTTTAGTGTTTTCGGTGTATCTAATAATTAGTCCAAAGAAAGAGTAGAAtgaattacaatttaattttaatatttttggacTTTAGTTAATTAATAGGTCTAAAAAtattaaactaaattattaatataatgtgATCAAGCTCATAGCTTAAGTTGGTAGAAGATCAACGGTCAGTGATTATTAATTATATAGATTTAAaccaattaaataattattcataTAAGTGAGTGTTATTTATTCACATAGGAGTGGAGTAGTAGGTTAGTGGGCAAGTGAAGAAAGTGGCGTAGTGGGTGGTTATGGGAGTTGTGGATTGTTACAGGTGGTTATTTGAAGTTGTGAAAGTGGGTTTGGCAGGGAGAGAAAAATGAAAGTAACAGAAAAGGTGGTAACCGCCTAACTTAGCTACCAAGCAAGCTTTTCCTATAAATAGATGTGCTAGACAGGAGCAAAGGACACACATAACCAATCAATCAATAATTGTCAGACACAATATCTTAGCTCAAATTTTCTCTAGTTTAGTAATCTTTACATTTTTAAATAGTCTTTTATTTTTCCAGCAAAACAATTAGtctttttattttcaatgcaagctATCAGTTTGTATTTTTTCCTACACATATTTCAATTCCTGTACGCGATCTTTTTACTTTTCAATGCAAATGACTACTTTCCTGCCCATATTTTCTTTCAAACAATCAGCCATTTAATTTTCAATGTCCAATTCACTTTTCaattaatgacataattttctaCCAAGTGATCATTTACTTTTATACACAGATTTAATTTTCTAAATGATCAATTTACTTTTCTGTAAATCAATCGATTTACGTTTTCAATGCACAAATTTATTTTTCGTGCTAAGCAATCAATTTGCATTTTCAATGCCCATATTTAATTTTCAGTGAAGCactcaaattatttttttaatgcaaTTTTTGCATTTTTTACAATGATCAATTTATTTTTCAAGCACAATTTTACTTtgttaatttgatttttagattaaaattcatattagtcaaattaaaactaaatagATTATCCTTAAATTGGATTATATTAATAGTTGAGTTGAAACACAATTTCACTTTCTgctaattatttagatttaaattatttaaatacgaATTTAACAGAATTACAAATTGTCTTAAATCATTTGAATAAACGGCTCAATTTAAGGACTGTCatctttacatataaaataagaaTCGCAATCGAAGAGTCTTAGTTATCTTTTCCCTATAAAAATTAAACCCAATTGaatgattaatattttttaatggatttttcactaaaattaaattaaattaacttaattgcaataa contains:
- the LOC110631444 gene encoding wall-associated receptor kinase 2-like, with the protein product MLKWVLWYVMLLVCWISNIAAAPPADANISGNCPQTCGNVLVPYPFGFRDTSAAQAANKPTCAMNDAFMFTCNSTYSPPRLYFDTGMRIENLSVQEGTISVRTNEAFDCYNKSGKARSSDQIIRLREGPFRFSDTRNKFTAVGCDTLAFMTDAEGTFLSGCFSICLENNTMLEGSCSGIGCCQTALPKGLKTLNVSVTSVNNHSNVLSFNPCGFAFLADQRSFKVSDLRLSDYPYSNLTKDYATSDFVIEWVVREETCEAAQLSSDGYACGNNTHCTFSPNGKGYRCLCKAGFTGNPYLPQGCQDIDECMEPQKYPCKGSCKNTIGNYTCRCPLGMHGDGKSGCQGFRITTIATVLGAVMFVSIISVLILIIWKKRIKEKNFLENGGKLLKHQRVRVFTEAELAKATKNYVTSQLLGEGGFGSVYKGVLADNTQIAVKRPKDMDKTQLNQEFQHEIAIVSQVNHKNVVKILGLCLETTIPLLVYEFISNGSLYQHIHQKKSQILANWRNRMKIAAETALALDYLHSLANPPIVHGDIKSANILLDDQYTVKVADFGASMIISPNQSNMVTKIQGTFGYLDPEYLMTGNLTEKSDVYSFGVVLVELLSGVKPNSNLVMRSEEKTNIIQEFLSSLENKNLSEILCFNVTDEEMEEIGVFAELAKRCLSNSGVNRPTMKDVTEELGRLMKLHQSLWAQQNSKETENLLGDDSSSYLPIEIETTKMKQPDTYTLNMTTFDF